Genomic segment of Pseudothermotoga sp.:
CGCTCGTATAACATGCCAATATGATTCTGATTGCACCGAATTTCCTCTGTAGGAAGCCACTGCTGAGACTACCAATGGCCGTCATGATCTGCGCCAATGCCATTATGAGACCAACGAGGCTGAGGGATATTCCAAACAAATCATGGAACATGAGATTACTGAAGCTCAAAAACAAACCAGCCCCAAACCCGACGAGAACGTTGGACAGGATGTAGTACCATAAAACACGCTTCTGAAGATCATTCAGTTTCAGTCGTCTCAAGTTGAATGAGCTGATAGCCCTCGCTGGAACAACTCTAAGAGCCACGCTCGAGAACAACTGGAGCAAAGCTGAGAACGAAAGCGTAGGTAAATAACCGAGCTTGTCCCCCATGGCCCCTCCAAGAACATTTCCGAGAACGTTCGCCACCATAGAAACAGAAAACTGAGAACCGAACATGAAGTACCGTTTCTTCGATTCCGTCGTTCCCATGAGTACGACAGTGAAGATCAACCCGGAGAGACTCGATATGGCTCCAGAACCAAGAGCAAGAAAAACTTGAGTCGAATAGTCTTTGATCACAGCTCTCAATATCATCAGAATGCCAACGCATACGTTTGAAACAATCAAAAGTTTTCTTCTATTGATTTTCGAAAAGATAGCGGCGAGAATCAAACTCAAAACGGCGCTTCCCCAAAGGTTTGCAGAAACGATGGTACTTATATGTTGATTTGTAAAATTTTCCCTGCGCATGTGCAGGTTGAAAATCACTCCATAAACTTGTCCAGCGAAGTTTGTCAAAAACGTGTAAATGTACAAAGAAAGCTCCGTTCGCTTCACGTTTCCAAATTATACCTTTTATGATTGATTCTTCCTGCATATAGACGTTAAGTTTCTTCAACTTTCAACTTTTCTTGACTGAGGGATTAAAACGGCGTAGAATTGGATAGAACAAAAATGTACGTACATAAAGGAGTGAAAGTTATCATACCCAAGTACAGGCTCATCGAGCAGTTCTTACTATCAGAAATCAAATCCGGTAAATATACAGCCGACGGAAAGTTGCCCACGGAGAAGGAACTCATGGAAAAATTCAGCGCGAGCAGGGAAACTGTCAGAAAAGCGCTCGATAGATTGACGGTAAAGGGCATCATAGTGAGAAAACCAGGTGTTGGAACATTCATCAACTCAGAAAGGAGCAACCATTTGGTGGGAATCATCGTACAACAGATAACTAGTTATATATTTCCCTATGTGGTCTTCGGTGCAGAGGATTATTTGTTCAGAAACAATTACAAGATGTTGCTTGGGAATGCATCTGAAGATCCATCTCGAGAAAGACAAGTCATAGAGGAATGGATCGAATCGGGAGTCTGCGGGTTGATAATTGATCCAGTTTACAGCGCCACGAAACGTTCGAATAGAGACTACATAAAGTCTCTGGTAAAGTTAGGGATAAAAGTTGTAGTCGTACATACTGACTGGAATATAGATGGAACGAGTTGCGTGATTCTGGACGATGCTTACGGTGGTGCAAAAGCGGCCGAGATATTTCATCAGTTTGGCCACAGAAGGGTCGCTGTGTTGTACAAATCGATACACTTGCCGAGTTTCGTCAGGGCAATGAGCTTCATTCAGAGGGCCAGAGAACTCGGATTTGAGAAAATTTACGAAAAATCATTCAATGTCTCAGAGTTCACAGGCGTACCCATGCAAATGGCATACGAGCTTCTAACGATGCCTAGGCAGTTAAGACCAACTGCGGTGTTTTGCTACAACGACGCGACTGCACTTCAACTGCAGTTGGTTGCGAAGAGATTGGGCTTGAGTATTCCGGAAGATCTCTCAGTGATTGGTTTCGACGATGCACCGATAGGTGATTTCAGAGATATTCTCACAACTTTTGCCCATCCTAAAGAAGAAGTCGGCAGAAAAGCAGCTGAATTACTATTGAAGATGCTCGATAATGGTCAAGTAGAAAGATGTGTTCTCCCACCGGAACTGATTGAGAGAAGCTCGGTGGCATCCCCGAGTTTTTGAAAAACTTTGTGAAACATAATGTACGTACAATAAAAAACACACTGAGCCAAGCGATGCAAAAACAGGTTCTCGTTATAGTTGGTTTCTTCAAACGATCTTGACAAGACGGTGACAAGGAGTTTATAATACTGATGTAAGTATTTGAACGTACATAACACAAGTTTTATCCATCATGGGGGATGCCAGTGATTCCACAGAAGGGAGGGGGATTACATGGTTAGAAGGTTGCTGACGGTGGCTTTAGTGATCCTTTTCATTGCGGTTGGGTTCTCCACAGTTAAGATCTCCGTTTTGTGCTCTCCAGATAATGCAGATGCTCTCAAATGGCTCGCAGGCGAATTCATGAAGCGAAATCCAGACATTCAGGTCGAAATCGTCCCACTCTCATGGGAAGTTCTCTATCCAAAGCTGTTACAAGATTTGAGATCGCAAGCAGGATCATTTGAAGCGTTCACCTATGACGTCATGACAACGGGTGCTGTTTCCTTCGGACTTGTAGATCTTGGAGAATTCATGAGCAAATATCCACACCTTTTGCCTCCAGATTACGATCTGGGAGATTTCATTCCACAAGTGCTTGAAGAGTCCGGCAAGTGGCAAGGTAAGCTGATCGGTTTACCATTTTACAACAACACGATGCTTTTCTACTACAGAAAGGATTTATTTGAAGATCCGAAGTTGAAACAAGCATTCAAGGAAAAGTACGGTCGAGAGTTGACCTTGCCCGTCACATGGGAAGAAGTCAAGGAAATAGCTGAGTTCTTCACAAAGAAATTCAACAGGAACTCTCCCACCGAGTATGGAATTGCCTTGATGTTCCCAAGAACTCACACTTTGTTCTACATGTATCTACTGTTCTTCGGTGAGTACAGAAACGCCCCACTCGGTATCATGAAACATGGTCAAGCAGATTTAGAGTATGGTGAATACTTCACGGCCGACCGCAGGCCTGCATTCAACAGCGAAGAGGGACTTAAAGCTCTTGAAATGATGAAAAGGCTCATGCCTTACAGCCCAGATCCACTAGGCTCTGATTATGGTGAAACGATAGAATACTTCAACCAAGGGCTTGTAGCAATGGTTCCTCAGTGGACAGGTCCATACCTCATCTTCAAGTCGACCGTCGGAGCTGAAAAGGTCGGTATTATACCTATGCCTGGAAGATCGGTGAGTGGCCAATGGGCTCTCGCTATCAACAAGTTTATACCTGAGGAGAAAAAGGTGGCGGCTTTCAAATTCATAACCTTCGCCACAAGTAAATGGGCCGATAAAAGCAAATTCCTCAGATTTGCCGTAGCTCCAGCGAGGATGTCCACACTCAAAGATCCAGAGGTCAGAGCCGCCGATCCAAGAGTGCCAGCACTCGAGGTGACTTACATCACCCAGACACACAGGCCAAGAATTCCAGAAGAACCACGTCTTGAAGACATCACCGTTGAAACGTTCTCAAAAATACTTGCAGGTACATTGCCACTCTCCATGGACACACTCAACGATCTTGCAAGGAGATGGCGAGAAATACTCGGTAAATGAGGGGGTGAAGAGGGGGCGTAAGCCCCCTCGTTTTTATGAAAGGCAGATTAATTCCTTGGTTGATGGTTCTTCCAACTTTGATTCTTTTTCTTTCTATGACCATCTATCCTTTCGCCTTCATGATCTGGGCTTCTTTCAGAGACTATGATCTCTCTAAACGCGCTGAAACTCACTTTATAGGTCTTTCGAATTATTTCCAAATACCGAAGGATAGAACCGCGATCGAGTCGTTCAAATTCACAGTTAAACTTCTTTCTATAGCTGTGCCGATTGAAATTCTCCTCGGAGTGGGTATAGCTTTCCTGGTTAGAGGTGCTAAAGGTGAGAAAATCATACGTTCTTCCTTCTTGATACCCATGATGGTGCCAGCCGCCGTATCCGGTGTGGCTTGGAAAATGCTTTATAACTATGCGTTTGGTCCAGTGAATTGGTTCCTTTCCTTGTTTGGTGTGTCCAAAATTTCCTGGCTCGGTGATATGAACTACGCTCAGCTCGGGATAATAATCATCGATGTGTGGCAGTGGACACCTTTCGTTTTTCTTATGATATACGCAGGTCTACAGTCTATACCTCAAGATTTGATAGACGCGGCAAGGGTCGATGGTGCCGATTGGGGTAGAGTGTTTCTACACGTCGAGTTCCCTTTGCTCAGACCATTGATACTTGTTGCTCTTGTGCTGAGAATCATCGATTGTCTTAAGACGTTCGACATAGTCTTCATGACCACTTGGGGTGGCCCCGGGGCAGCAACACACACGTACAGCTTTTATATTTACAAGGTTGGAATTTCTTTCGGGTGGAATATCGGCTATGCTTCTGCGCTCAGTGTACTTCTGTTAATAGTCAGTATGGTCTTAGTCAATCTCGTCTTTAGGTTGGTGAAGATGAGGCGTCAACTGGGATTTGGAGGTGAAGAATTGTGAAAAAAATTCTCAGAGTTTTCAAATACATCCTCATCGGCATCTGCTTAGTCTTTTTCCTTTTTCCTGTTTATTGGCTCGTGATAACAGCTTTTAAACCTTCGAACGAATGGTTCGGTTGGCCACCAAAGTTTTGGCCTTCGCAACTAACTTTTTCGAATTTTTATGGCGCTAAAGAAACCGAAGTTTTCGGTGGAACGACGGGTTCCATAGAGAACATCTTTCCATACTTGAGGAACAGTATAATCGTTGGAGTATCCGTTGCGCTCATCGGAACTATTGTCAGTGCCCTGTCAGCTTACGCCATAGCGAGGTACAAAGTTGGCGGAGCGTTTTTAGCGGAGTGGATCATTTCAATCAGAATGTTACCGCCTATCGTTTCCGCATTACCACTGTATGTGATATTTTCACGCTTGAGGCTTATAAACACATGGTGGGCCTTGATACTTTCGCATTTGGTGATAGTGGTACCCTTGGGTGTGTGGTTGCTGATAAGTTTCTTCAGAGAAATCCCTAGGGAGATAGACGAGGCAGCTTATGTAGACGGTGCGAATCCTGTTCAAGCTTTCTTTTACGTGGTTTTACCGCTCAGCGCTCCTGGATTAGCAGCCGTTGCAGTGCTTTCTCTGATACAGAGTTGGAGTGAGTTCCTGCTCGCTTTAGTCTTGACCAACGATGCTCGAGCGCAAACGTTACCCATCTTTCTAGGTAGGTACATCACCGGTTGGCGCGTAGCTTGGGGCCCCCTTTCTGCTGCCGGA
This window contains:
- a CDS encoding MFS transporter, with the protein product MKRTELSLYIYTFLTNFAGQVYGVIFNLHMRRENFTNQHISTIVSANLWGSAVLSLILAAIFSKINRRKLLIVSNVCVGILMILRAVIKDYSTQVFLALGSGAISSLSGLIFTVVLMGTTESKKRYFMFGSQFSVSMVANVLGNVLGGAMGDKLGYLPTLSFSALLQLFSSVALRVVPARAISSFNLRRLKLNDLQKRVLWYYILSNVLVGFGAGLFLSFSNLMFHDLFGISLSLVGLIMALAQIMTAIGSLSSGFLQRKFGAIRIILACYTSVVPLMLVLSFVRNLVIFSSLYVLRFMLMNMVNPSFTVLIFNNLPEEMVMPANGFGVLLSNSSRALAAYLYGLLVRSPNDYGKLLLLSCFFYAMNALITWRFKKKLGKLVS
- a CDS encoding GntR family transcriptional regulator gives rise to the protein MYVHKGVKVIIPKYRLIEQFLLSEIKSGKYTADGKLPTEKELMEKFSASRETVRKALDRLTVKGIIVRKPGVGTFINSERSNHLVGIIVQQITSYIFPYVVFGAEDYLFRNNYKMLLGNASEDPSRERQVIEEWIESGVCGLIIDPVYSATKRSNRDYIKSLVKLGIKVVVVHTDWNIDGTSCVILDDAYGGAKAAEIFHQFGHRRVAVLYKSIHLPSFVRAMSFIQRARELGFEKIYEKSFNVSEFTGVPMQMAYELLTMPRQLRPTAVFCYNDATALQLQLVAKRLGLSIPEDLSVIGFDDAPIGDFRDILTTFAHPKEEVGRKAAELLLKMLDNGQVERCVLPPELIERSSVASPSF
- a CDS encoding sugar ABC transporter substrate-binding protein; translation: MVRRLLTVALVILFIAVGFSTVKISVLCSPDNADALKWLAGEFMKRNPDIQVEIVPLSWEVLYPKLLQDLRSQAGSFEAFTYDVMTTGAVSFGLVDLGEFMSKYPHLLPPDYDLGDFIPQVLEESGKWQGKLIGLPFYNNTMLFYYRKDLFEDPKLKQAFKEKYGRELTLPVTWEEVKEIAEFFTKKFNRNSPTEYGIALMFPRTHTLFYMYLLFFGEYRNAPLGIMKHGQADLEYGEYFTADRRPAFNSEEGLKALEMMKRLMPYSPDPLGSDYGETIEYFNQGLVAMVPQWTGPYLIFKSTVGAEKVGIIPMPGRSVSGQWALAINKFIPEEKKVAAFKFITFATSKWADKSKFLRFAVAPARMSTLKDPEVRAADPRVPALEVTYITQTHRPRIPEEPRLEDITVETFSKILAGTLPLSMDTLNDLARRWREILGK
- a CDS encoding sugar ABC transporter permease, encoding MKGRLIPWLMVLPTLILFLSMTIYPFAFMIWASFRDYDLSKRAETHFIGLSNYFQIPKDRTAIESFKFTVKLLSIAVPIEILLGVGIAFLVRGAKGEKIIRSSFLIPMMVPAAVSGVAWKMLYNYAFGPVNWFLSLFGVSKISWLGDMNYAQLGIIIIDVWQWTPFVFLMIYAGLQSIPQDLIDAARVDGADWGRVFLHVEFPLLRPLILVALVLRIIDCLKTFDIVFMTTWGGPGAATHTYSFYIYKVGISFGWNIGYASALSVLLLIVSMVLVNLVFRLVKMRRQLGFGGEEL
- a CDS encoding carbohydrate ABC transporter permease, which gives rise to MKKILRVFKYILIGICLVFFLFPVYWLVITAFKPSNEWFGWPPKFWPSQLTFSNFYGAKETEVFGGTTGSIENIFPYLRNSIIVGVSVALIGTIVSALSAYAIARYKVGGAFLAEWIISIRMLPPIVSALPLYVIFSRLRLINTWWALILSHLVIVVPLGVWLLISFFREIPREIDEAAYVDGANPVQAFFYVVLPLSAPGLAAVAVLSLIQSWSEFLLALVLTNDARAQTLPIFLGRYITGWRVAWGPLSAAGIVTMLPVVVFAVMAQRYLIRGLTFGAVKG